A single genomic interval of Methylocystis sp. IM3 harbors:
- a CDS encoding arginyltransferase yields the protein MTREPRDAPQFYLTSPAPCPYLPGRAERKVFTHLIGLRAPALNDSLTQAGFRRSQTIAYRPACEHCRACVSVRVKIVEFSPSRGLRRVLRRNADIVAEARPARATPEQYALFRRYVGVRHADGGMADMSMVDYQMMIEDSHVETRLVEYRLRADANGAGRLVACCLTDRLADGLSMVYSFYEPEFVERSLGAFMILDHMRRARAAGLPHLYLGYWVEGSRKMDYKARFLPQERLGPEGWIRIG from the coding sequence GTGACCAGAGAACCTCGCGATGCGCCGCAATTCTACCTGACCTCGCCTGCGCCTTGCCCCTATCTGCCGGGCCGGGCGGAGCGCAAGGTGTTCACGCATCTCATCGGCCTGCGGGCGCCCGCGCTCAACGACTCCCTGACCCAGGCGGGCTTCCGACGCTCCCAGACGATCGCCTACCGCCCGGCCTGCGAGCATTGTCGGGCTTGCGTCTCCGTCAGGGTCAAGATCGTGGAGTTTTCGCCCTCGAGGGGCCTGCGCCGCGTGCTGCGCCGGAACGCCGACATCGTGGCCGAGGCGCGGCCGGCGCGCGCCACGCCGGAGCAATATGCGCTGTTTCGGCGCTATGTCGGCGTGCGCCACGCCGACGGCGGAATGGCCGACATGAGCATGGTCGATTACCAGATGATGATCGAGGACAGCCATGTGGAGACGCGGCTCGTCGAATACCGCCTGCGGGCGGATGCGAACGGCGCCGGCCGCCTCGTCGCCTGCTGCCTCACCGACCGGCTCGCCGACGGCCTGTCCATGGTCTATTCCTTCTATGAGCCCGAGTTTGTCGAGCGATCGCTCGGCGCCTTCATGATCCTCGACCACATGCGCCGCGCCAGGGCCGCCGGCCTGCCGCACCTCTATCTCGGCTATTGGGTCGAGGGCTCGCGCAAGATGGATTACAAGGCGCGCTTCCTGCCCCAGGAGCGGCTCGGCCCCGAGGGCTGGATACGCATCGGGTGA
- a CDS encoding RDD family protein yields MTGDFRGNYPHSPPQTQAPYIPAAALEGVRTRRVMAVGLDLILVSGLSVAIFLALFILSFGMSALLLPPLFPIVAFFYNGLTVSGWRMATPGMAFMDLEMRTMQGAPVPFLQAAVHAVLFYVTWMFPPLFLLSLVTRDKRCLHDMLADVVVLRRSA; encoded by the coding sequence ATGACCGGCGATTTTCGTGGGAATTACCCCCATTCCCCCCCGCAGACTCAGGCCCCCTACATCCCGGCGGCGGCGCTCGAAGGCGTGCGCACGCGCCGCGTCATGGCGGTTGGCCTGGATCTCATCCTGGTGTCGGGCCTCTCCGTGGCGATCTTCCTCGCCCTCTTCATTCTGAGCTTCGGCATGTCGGCCCTGCTGCTGCCGCCGCTCTTTCCCATCGTGGCCTTCTTCTACAACGGCCTCACCGTGTCGGGCTGGCGCATGGCGACGCCCGGCATGGCCTTCATGGATCTCGAGATGCGCACCATGCAGGGCGCGCCCGTTCCGTTCCTTCAGGCGGCGGTCCATGCGGTGCTGTTCTATGTGACGTGGATGTTCCCGCCGCTGTTCCTGCTGTCGCTGGTGACGCGCGACAAGCGCTGTCTGCACGACATGCTAGCGGACGTCGTCGTGCTTCGCCGCTCCGCATAA
- a CDS encoding DUF2312 domain-containing protein — translation MDTNGVDGGHLLAFIERIEKLEEEKRAIADDIKDVYAEAKGTGFDPKVMRKIVSLRRLDKHKRQEEEEILGLYLSALGME, via the coding sequence ATGGACACCAACGGCGTCGACGGCGGCCATCTGCTCGCCTTCATCGAGCGAATCGAGAAGCTCGAGGAGGAGAAACGCGCCATCGCGGACGACATCAAGGATGTCTACGCCGAGGCCAAGGGCACGGGCTTCGACCCGAAAGTGATGCGCAAGATCGTTTCACTGCGCCGCCTGGACAAGCACAAGCGGCAGGAGGAGGAAGAGATTCTCGGCCTCTATCTCTCCGCGCTCGGCATGGAGTGA
- a CDS encoding outer membrane beta-barrel protein, whose translation MPSETPRSRIASAALCAALLALAPAPAGAQSRSDAPLSTLAPVAPAQDPGDDVSIPAEPAPPLRGSLEDGGPRFAASADAAPARRPKGYPAPYPAPRAPYPPPFAPKTPLPPLESYRTSYVARQNLRLRPNATPPAVTPPPTVAVTPTPKQRPKPKAEQNPFDPLGVAVGSTLLFPYVQASGGYDDNPNRLAPEFNPRPSAFFRGEGGVRVKSGWDRHSLEGELRGGYSEYVDYAEASRPDATGQAAARLDVTRDAALDLRGRLSLDTMRPGAPALASGLPSVYVVNRPVVLGVGAQAGPRQKFGRFNVSLRGLFDRVWYENGRYSDGSTLELARSSYNDFGGLLRVSYEATPDAEPFVEATLDRRIHDAPTDFNGFYRDSKGYVLRAGADVNLTALVRGEISGGYGRRDYADPRLTPLRGPVIDAALIYTPSALTTVTLRGATSLNETTLAGASGALSRSLTATLSHDLLRNLNVTLTGDYFTNNYQGTDVQERGGGVGVRLEYKITRSVSLRGGYMREMLDSSYPNADYTANVYSAGLRFQL comes from the coding sequence GTGCCGTCTGAAACACCGCGGAGCCGCATTGCCTCCGCCGCGCTTTGCGCGGCGCTGCTGGCGCTCGCCCCCGCGCCGGCCGGTGCGCAATCCCGTTCAGACGCCCCCCTGTCGACCCTCGCGCCCGTCGCACCAGCCCAAGATCCGGGCGACGACGTGTCGATCCCGGCGGAGCCCGCGCCGCCCCTGCGCGGATCCCTGGAGGACGGCGGGCCGAGGTTCGCCGCCAGCGCCGATGCGGCGCCGGCGCGGCGCCCCAAGGGCTACCCTGCGCCCTATCCCGCGCCCCGCGCGCCCTATCCGCCGCCCTTCGCGCCGAAGACCCCGCTGCCGCCGCTCGAGTCCTACCGGACGTCTTATGTCGCGCGCCAAAACCTGCGCCTGCGCCCGAACGCGACGCCGCCCGCCGTCACGCCGCCGCCGACGGTCGCCGTGACGCCGACGCCGAAGCAGAGGCCCAAGCCAAAGGCAGAGCAGAATCCTTTCGATCCGCTTGGCGTCGCGGTCGGCTCGACGCTGCTTTTCCCCTATGTCCAGGCCAGCGGAGGCTACGACGACAATCCCAATCGCCTCGCCCCGGAATTCAACCCGCGCCCCTCCGCCTTTTTCCGGGGCGAAGGCGGCGTGAGGGTCAAATCCGGCTGGGACCGCCACAGTCTCGAAGGCGAACTGCGGGGCGGCTATTCGGAATATGTCGATTACGCCGAAGCGAGCCGCCCCGACGCGACGGGCCAGGCGGCGGCGCGCCTCGACGTGACGCGCGACGCCGCCCTCGATCTGCGCGGCCGTCTGTCGCTTGACACCATGCGCCCCGGCGCGCCCGCGCTCGCCTCCGGCCTGCCGAGCGTTTACGTCGTCAACCGTCCGGTCGTGCTGGGCGTTGGCGCGCAGGCCGGACCTCGGCAGAAGTTTGGGCGCTTCAATGTCTCGCTGCGTGGCCTCTTCGACCGCGTCTGGTACGAGAACGGGCGCTATTCGGACGGCTCCACTCTCGAACTAGCGCGCTCGAGCTACAACGACTTCGGCGGCTTGCTGCGCGTCTCCTATGAGGCGACGCCCGACGCCGAGCCCTTCGTCGAAGCAACGCTCGACCGGCGCATTCACGATGCGCCCACCGACTTCAACGGCTTCTATCGTGACAGCAAAGGCTATGTGCTGCGCGCGGGGGCCGACGTCAATCTCACAGCATTGGTCAGAGGCGAGATTTCGGGCGGCTATGGGCGGCGCGATTATGCCGACCCGCGCCTGACGCCGCTGCGCGGCCCGGTCATCGACGCGGCGCTGATCTATACGCCGTCCGCTTTGACCACCGTGACGCTGCGCGGCGCGACGAGCCTGAACGAAACGACGCTGGCCGGCGCCAGCGGCGCGCTCAGTCGCTCGCTGACGGCGACTTTGTCGCATGACCTCCTGCGCAATCTCAACGTCACCCTCACCGGCGATTATTTCACCAATAATTATCAGGGGACGGATGTGCAGGAACGCGGCGGCGGCGTCGGCGTGCGGCTCGAATACAAGATCACGAGAAGCGTCTCGCTTCGTGGCGGCTATATGCGCGAGATGCTCGACAGTTCCTATCCGAACGCCGACTATACCGCGAACGTCTATTCGGCCGGCCTGAGATTCCAGCTTTGA
- a CDS encoding lipopolysaccharide biosynthesis protein: MATPFLLNSLLNFAIGLMVAKALGPSEYGRFMLALAVAIVLQTLLFDWLRLAATRFYSARDRDERPEIRATLDASFAALAAFAILLALAIAFFRPRLPLDPGLAALAVGVSLTNALFDFAAALLRARFHTAAYGRLVIAKNGLALLATVGGAFLFGSAKAALVGMMISVLAALAASRRHLIDPGASLHKAERVLLARLLAYGLPIILAAALYQSVPLANRALLAHSGGFAEVGLLSLAFETGVRIVGAVGSAIDAILFQIAVHRERTDGAGAARAQIADNLGAVFALLLPAVAGAWLILPSFEALFAPRAFQGAFAAYFTLTAPALFAFGMVNYGVNTAFQLAQRLRPLVIAALVAVFANFLALALLPASPGAARFAVAQSVSSMSGLAVLVAMLFVLEPMWPRARDILGALAATGVMLAAGLPLRALPPGASTLALQLVAGAGLYGALAFAFDIAGFRAMVKRSA; encoded by the coding sequence ATGGCGACGCCCTTTCTCCTCAACAGCCTGCTGAACTTCGCCATTGGCCTCATGGTGGCGAAGGCGCTGGGGCCTTCCGAATATGGCCGTTTCATGCTGGCGCTCGCCGTCGCGATCGTCTTGCAGACGCTCCTCTTCGACTGGCTGCGCCTCGCCGCGACGCGCTTCTATTCCGCGCGCGACCGCGACGAACGGCCGGAAATCCGCGCAACGCTCGACGCGTCCTTCGCGGCGCTCGCCGCCTTCGCGATCCTCCTCGCGCTCGCCATCGCATTCTTTCGACCCCGCCTGCCGCTCGACCCCGGTCTCGCGGCGCTCGCCGTGGGCGTTTCGCTGACCAACGCGCTTTTCGACTTTGCGGCGGCCCTGCTGCGGGCGCGTTTTCACACAGCCGCCTATGGACGGCTCGTGATCGCCAAGAACGGCCTCGCGCTTCTCGCGACGGTCGGCGGCGCCTTTCTCTTCGGCTCGGCAAAGGCGGCGCTCGTCGGCATGATGATCTCCGTTCTCGCGGCCCTCGCCGCGAGCCGGCGCCATCTGATCGATCCCGGCGCCAGCCTTCACAAGGCCGAGCGCGTTCTGCTCGCGCGTCTTCTCGCCTATGGCCTTCCCATCATCCTCGCCGCCGCACTCTATCAGAGCGTGCCCCTCGCCAACCGCGCGCTGCTCGCACATTCCGGCGGTTTCGCGGAGGTGGGCCTCCTGTCCCTCGCCTTCGAGACCGGCGTCCGGATCGTCGGCGCCGTGGGCTCGGCGATCGACGCGATCCTGTTCCAGATCGCCGTGCACAGGGAAAGAACCGACGGCGCCGGGGCGGCGCGCGCGCAGATCGCGGATAATCTCGGCGCGGTCTTCGCCCTTCTGCTGCCTGCCGTCGCGGGCGCCTGGCTCATTCTCCCGAGCTTCGAGGCGCTGTTCGCGCCGCGCGCCTTTCAGGGCGCCTTCGCGGCGTATTTCACGCTGACGGCGCCCGCGCTCTTCGCTTTTGGCATGGTGAATTACGGCGTCAACACGGCTTTCCAGCTCGCGCAGCGGCTCCGGCCGCTCGTCATCGCAGCGCTCGTCGCCGTCTTCGCGAATTTTCTCGCCCTCGCCCTCCTGCCAGCCTCGCCCGGCGCCGCGCGCTTTGCTGTGGCGCAGTCGGTTTCGAGCATGAGCGGGCTCGCCGTCCTTGTCGCCATGCTCTTTGTCCTCGAGCCCATGTGGCCCCGCGCGCGCGACATTCTCGGCGCCCTCGCCGCGACCGGCGTCATGCTCGCCGCTGGGCTGCCGCTGCGCGCCCTGCCGCCCGGCGCATCGACGCTCGCCCTTCAGCTCGTCGCGGGCGCAGGCCTCTACGGCGCGCTGGCTTTCGCCTTCGACATCGCGGGCTTTCGCGCCATGGTGAAACGCTCGGCCTAA
- a CDS encoding glycosyltransferase family 2 protein: MRIVVVIATAGRPAIAGQALARLSRLRRPPSDLLVVGAAPEDAPEALGPARYVVAPKRGLAAQRNQALDLIGAEADIVVFVDDDYAPAPGFVEGVERLFATHPDIVAASGHLIADGINRGGLTFEQADALIACYRPATPWLKDSSGTYGCNMAFRLNAAPHLRFDENLPLYGWLEDTDFSARYAAFGRVVRTNHFAGVHLGARTGRLSGVRLGYSQIANPLYLWRKGTASARFALLTALRNMLANLVRSLRPEAHIDRRGRLRGNLLALSDMLNARCAPVRILDL, encoded by the coding sequence ATGAGAATCGTCGTCGTCATTGCGACGGCGGGCCGCCCTGCCATCGCCGGCCAGGCGCTCGCGCGGCTCTCGCGGCTCCGGCGCCCGCCGAGCGATCTTCTCGTCGTCGGCGCCGCGCCCGAGGATGCGCCAGAGGCGCTCGGCCCAGCGCGCTATGTCGTCGCGCCAAAAAGAGGCCTCGCCGCCCAGCGAAATCAGGCGCTCGACCTCATCGGCGCCGAAGCCGACATCGTCGTTTTCGTCGATGACGATTACGCGCCGGCGCCCGGATTCGTCGAGGGCGTCGAGCGCCTGTTTGCGACGCATCCGGATATCGTCGCAGCCTCCGGCCATCTCATCGCCGACGGGATCAACCGGGGCGGCCTCACCTTCGAACAGGCGGACGCCCTGATCGCCTGTTACCGCCCCGCGACTCCCTGGCTGAAAGACTCCTCGGGAACCTATGGCTGCAACATGGCCTTTCGGCTCAACGCGGCGCCGCATCTGCGGTTCGATGAAAATCTGCCGCTCTACGGCTGGCTGGAGGATACGGATTTTTCCGCGCGGTATGCCGCCTTCGGGCGCGTCGTGCGGACCAATCATTTCGCGGGCGTGCATCTCGGCGCGCGGACGGGGCGCCTGTCGGGGGTGCGGCTCGGCTATTCGCAGATCGCCAATCCGCTCTATCTCTGGCGCAAGGGGACGGCGTCGGCGCGTTTCGCGCTCCTGACAGCCTTGCGCAACATGCTCGCCAATCTTGTGCGGTCGCTGCGTCCCGAGGCGCATATCGATCGGCGCGGCCGCCTGCGCGGCAATCTTTTGGCGCTCTCGGACATGCTGAACGCAAGATGCGCGCCGGTGCGCATTCTCGATCTTTAG
- a CDS encoding glycosyltransferase family 4 protein — protein sequence MTARLVVINDHAYINGGAAKVAIDSAIGFARRGVRVDFFAAVGPVEPGLIEAGVDITLLAQSDVLSASSLTRFGAQWLWNVTAARRLSALLAGCDPEQTIVHLHGWAKALSPAIGPALMRARLPVVETLHEYYLACPNGGFYDHGAGRDCGRMAMSPRCVLHNCDSRGYPRKVMRVGRHALMRHASGLTSLARHVVTLSKLQRAAMAPYLPGAVFHEISNPIDVADPGPPDGAGATDFLFVGRLSAEKGPRYFGEAARLAGVTPVFVGDGPERAALEKEFPQARFLGWLPPAGVRDALRRARALVFPSVWYEGQPLTIHEALAQGVPVIVSDLCAGRETVADGETGFWFDCGDARSLAARIELLKDDELARRLSLAAHARYWAEPLTLDRHLDAIAAVHAAARADWDALQ from the coding sequence GTGACCGCACGCCTCGTCGTCATCAATGACCATGCGTATATCAACGGCGGCGCGGCCAAGGTCGCCATCGACAGCGCGATCGGTTTCGCGCGCCGCGGCGTCCGCGTCGATTTTTTCGCCGCGGTGGGGCCGGTCGAGCCGGGACTGATCGAGGCGGGGGTGGACATCACCCTGCTCGCCCAGTCCGACGTTCTTTCCGCCTCGTCTCTGACGCGCTTCGGCGCGCAGTGGCTGTGGAATGTGACGGCGGCGCGGCGGCTTTCCGCGCTGCTTGCCGGTTGCGACCCGGAGCAAACGATCGTCCATCTGCATGGCTGGGCCAAGGCGCTGTCTCCTGCGATCGGCCCCGCGCTCATGCGCGCGCGCCTGCCTGTCGTCGAGACGCTGCACGAATATTATCTCGCCTGCCCCAATGGCGGCTTCTACGATCACGGCGCGGGGCGCGATTGCGGACGCATGGCGATGTCGCCGCGCTGCGTGCTGCACAATTGCGACTCGCGGGGCTACCCGCGCAAGGTGATGCGCGTCGGGCGTCATGCGCTCATGCGCCATGCGAGCGGCCTCACGAGCCTCGCGCGCCATGTCGTCACGCTTTCGAAATTGCAGCGCGCGGCGATGGCGCCCTATCTGCCGGGCGCGGTTTTCCACGAGATTTCCAATCCGATCGACGTCGCCGATCCCGGCCCGCCCGACGGCGCGGGCGCGACGGACTTCCTCTTCGTCGGGCGCCTGTCGGCGGAGAAGGGGCCGCGTTATTTCGGCGAGGCCGCGCGGCTCGCCGGGGTGACGCCGGTCTTTGTCGGCGACGGGCCGGAGCGCGCCGCGCTGGAGAAGGAATTTCCGCAAGCGCGCTTTCTTGGCTGGCTCCCGCCCGCCGGCGTGCGCGACGCGCTGCGACGCGCGCGGGCGCTGGTCTTTCCCTCTGTCTGGTACGAAGGCCAGCCGCTCACGATCCATGAGGCGCTGGCGCAGGGCGTCCCCGTGATCGTGAGCGATCTCTGCGCCGGGCGCGAGACGGTCGCCGACGGCGAGACGGGCTTCTGGTTCGACTGCGGCGACGCGCGGTCGCTCGCCGCGCGCATCGAGTTGCTGAAGGATGATGAATTGGCGCGGCGCCTGTCGCTCGCCGCCCATGCGCGCTACTGGGCCGAACCGCTTACGCTCGACCGCCATCTCGACGCGATCGCGGCGGTCCATGCGGCCGCGCGCGCCGACTGGGACGCCCTGCAATGA
- the mgtA gene encoding magnesium-translocating P-type ATPase: protein MNFLPHEDSATRATLLRAAAADPGALLQALDASRDGLAQEEAARRLRRVGPNEVAREAGGGALRELARHVFNPLNGLLLTLAAASFALSDRRAAIVISAMVVLSVLLAFVQEHRSNAAAAKLRAMVRTHASVRRPGAGDDPFVETSLEALVPGDIVRLTAGDMIPADVRLIVAKDLFVNQSTLTGESMPVEKFAAAAPTHEPFEAPCLAFMGSNVVSGYGEAVVVVTGAHTAFGEIADRIGEEEDSTAFDESVKKFTLLMISFMAVMAPAVFFINGYFKGDWLAAFLFAISVAVGLTPEMLPMIVTVNLAKGAMALSREKVIVKRLVAIQNFGAMDVLCTDKTGTLTQDRIILKRHLDIYGEDFDRVLEFAYLNSHFQSGLRNLLDVAVLQHAEIEARLEPHRSFRKIDEIPFDFERRRLSVVVESEDGEHLLICKGAVEEIFAVSTRFETAQTSGALDASHLESAQRETAELNADGFRVIAVAYRTVSPQHVYTAADEQDLILLGYIAFLDPPKESAARAIADLRKGGVAVKILTGDNDIVTRKVCRDVGLDIDALLLGADIDAMDDAALARCVSAVTVFAKLSPPQKARVVAALRGNGHVVGYLGDGINDGPALKAGDVGISVDTAVDIARESADIILLEKSLSVLNDGVLEGRKVFANILKYVRMGASSNFGNMFSVLGASVFLPFLPMTPIQILTNSLLYDFSQTAIPTDNVDEEFLAHPRKWDIGGIAKFMLYLGPVSSIFDYATFILMLVAFNAWDKPQLFQTGWFVESLFTQTLIIHIIRTRKLPFIESRASAALITTTIVVCLVGAVLPFSSFAPIFGFTPLPASYWPAVGLFLLGYAILAHLAKTAFFRQFDDD, encoded by the coding sequence ATGAATTTCCTCCCCCACGAAGACAGCGCCACGCGCGCGACGCTTTTGCGGGCCGCCGCCGCCGATCCCGGCGCGCTGCTTCAGGCGCTCGACGCGTCGCGCGACGGCCTCGCACAGGAGGAAGCGGCGCGTCGCCTCAGGCGCGTCGGCCCGAACGAAGTCGCGCGCGAAGCCGGCGGCGGCGCGCTGCGCGAACTCGCCCGGCATGTCTTCAATCCGCTGAACGGCTTGCTGCTGACGCTCGCCGCCGCCTCCTTCGCGCTCAGCGACCGGCGCGCGGCGATCGTCATTTCCGCCATGGTCGTGCTCAGCGTGCTTCTGGCCTTCGTGCAGGAGCATCGCTCCAACGCGGCGGCCGCGAAGCTGCGCGCCATGGTGCGGACCCACGCTTCCGTGCGGCGCCCCGGCGCGGGAGACGATCCCTTCGTCGAAACCTCGCTCGAGGCGCTCGTCCCCGGCGACATCGTGCGCCTCACCGCCGGCGACATGATCCCCGCCGACGTGCGGCTGATCGTCGCCAAGGATCTCTTCGTCAATCAATCGACGCTCACCGGCGAGTCCATGCCCGTCGAGAAATTCGCCGCCGCCGCGCCGACGCATGAGCCGTTCGAGGCGCCCTGCCTCGCTTTCATGGGCTCCAATGTGGTGAGCGGCTATGGCGAGGCCGTCGTCGTCGTCACCGGCGCGCACACCGCCTTCGGCGAGATCGCCGACAGGATCGGCGAGGAAGAGGATTCCACCGCCTTCGACGAGAGCGTGAAGAAATTCACGCTTCTGATGATCAGCTTCATGGCGGTGATGGCGCCGGCCGTGTTCTTCATTAACGGCTATTTCAAGGGCGACTGGCTGGCGGCCTTTCTCTTCGCCATCTCCGTCGCGGTGGGCCTCACGCCGGAAATGCTGCCGATGATCGTCACCGTCAATCTCGCCAAGGGCGCCATGGCGCTCTCGCGCGAGAAGGTCATCGTCAAGCGCCTCGTCGCCATCCAGAATTTCGGCGCCATGGACGTGCTCTGCACCGACAAGACGGGCACGCTCACGCAGGACCGCATCATCCTCAAGCGCCATCTCGACATCTATGGCGAGGACTTCGACCGCGTGCTGGAGTTCGCCTATCTCAACAGCCATTTTCAGTCGGGATTGCGCAACCTCCTCGATGTCGCCGTTCTCCAGCACGCCGAGATCGAGGCGCGGCTCGAGCCCCACAGAAGTTTCAGGAAAATCGACGAAATCCCCTTCGACTTCGAGAGGCGCCGGCTCTCCGTCGTGGTCGAGAGCGAAGATGGCGAACACCTGCTGATCTGCAAGGGCGCCGTCGAGGAAATCTTCGCCGTCTCTACCCGCTTCGAGACCGCGCAAACGAGCGGCGCGCTCGACGCCTCCCATCTCGAAAGCGCCCAGCGCGAGACGGCCGAACTCAACGCCGACGGCTTCCGCGTGATCGCCGTCGCCTATCGGACGGTGTCGCCGCAGCACGTCTATACGGCGGCCGACGAGCAGGACCTCATCCTGCTCGGCTATATCGCCTTCCTCGATCCGCCCAAGGAAAGCGCGGCGCGCGCCATCGCCGATCTGCGCAAGGGCGGTGTCGCCGTGAAGATCCTGACCGGCGACAATGACATCGTCACGCGCAAGGTCTGCCGGGACGTGGGCCTCGACATCGATGCGCTTCTGCTCGGCGCCGATATCGACGCCATGGACGACGCGGCGCTCGCCCGCTGCGTCTCCGCCGTCACGGTCTTCGCCAAGCTGTCGCCGCCGCAAAAGGCGCGCGTCGTCGCGGCGCTGCGCGGCAACGGCCATGTCGTCGGCTATCTGGGCGACGGCATCAATGACGGCCCCGCGCTGAAAGCGGGGGATGTCGGCATCTCGGTCGATACGGCGGTCGACATCGCGCGCGAATCCGCCGACATTATCTTGCTCGAAAAGAGCCTCTCGGTGCTGAACGACGGCGTGCTGGAAGGCCGCAAGGTCTTCGCCAATATCCTCAAATATGTGCGCATGGGCGCAAGCTCCAACTTCGGCAACATGTTCAGCGTGCTCGGCGCGAGCGTCTTCCTGCCCTTTCTGCCGATGACGCCGATCCAGATTTTGACGAACAGCCTGCTCTATGATTTTTCACAGACGGCGATCCCGACGGACAATGTGGATGAAGAGTTTCTCGCCCATCCCCGCAAATGGGACATTGGCGGCATCGCGAAATTCATGCTCTATCTCGGGCCGGTGAGCTCGATCTTCGACTATGCGACCTTCATCCTGATGCTCGTCGCCTTCAACGCCTGGGACAAGCCGCAGCTCTTTCAGACAGGCTGGTTCGTCGAGTCGCTCTTCACCCAGACGCTCATCATCCACATCATCCGCACGCGCAAGCTCCCCTTCATCGAGAGCCGCGCGAGCGCGGCGCTGATCACGACGACGATCGTCGTCTGTCTTGTCGGCGCCGTTCTTCCCTTCTCGTCCTTCGCGCCGATCTTCGGCTTCACGCCCCTGCCCGCATCCTATTGGCCGGCGGTCGGTCTTTTCCTGCTCGGCTACGCCATCCTCGCGCATCTCGCCAAGACGGCCTTTTTCCGGCAGTTCGACGATGACTGA
- a CDS encoding bifunctional aminoglycoside phosphotransferase/ATP-binding protein, whose protein sequence is MTDLGPQQETVEFLANSLGATRIIVTHISVVMLGATRVYKLKRAVRLPYLDFSTPARRLDMCAREVALNRRFSAALYLGARRVTREADGALALDGAGAFVDAVVDMRRFADDALFEDMARRSRLTPALIERLARRVAQSHDAAPPDRSRGGAEAIARIIDSMAESLRQAPAGDGEETDAHLSRLRGALAETGALIDARRRAGLVRPCHGDLNLRNICLFEGEPTPFDCIEFSDDISTIDVLYDIAFLLMDLCRMGLPALANVAFNRYLDARREEEDDGLPLLPVFMSLRATIRAHVEAAQGHGETARAFFLSSRALLRPSAGAVVAIGGFSGSGKSSVAAALAPTLMPAPGARIFNSDRIRKRLFEAAPAERLPAAAYESAVSAKVYSDMFASAARVAAAGWPVVVDAVFDRPQDRAAIEAVARTAGVPFFGFWLDVDLGHRLARVERRIGDVSDATAEVLEAQIKKETGEIGWRRIEAAGEVCEVAAALSASLPASLRRA, encoded by the coding sequence ATGACTGATCTCGGTCCGCAACAGGAGACCGTCGAGTTTCTCGCAAATAGCCTCGGCGCGACACGCATCATCGTGACGCATATCTCGGTCGTGATGCTCGGCGCGACGCGCGTCTACAAGCTCAAGCGCGCCGTGCGTCTGCCCTACCTCGATTTTTCGACGCCGGCGCGGCGGCTCGACATGTGCGCGCGAGAGGTTGCGCTCAACCGGCGCTTTTCGGCCGCGCTTTATCTCGGTGCGCGCCGCGTAACGCGGGAAGCCGACGGCGCGCTCGCGCTCGACGGCGCCGGCGCCTTCGTCGACGCCGTCGTGGATATGCGCCGCTTCGCCGACGACGCGCTCTTCGAGGACATGGCCCGCCGGAGCCGGCTAACGCCGGCGCTGATCGAACGCCTCGCAAGGCGCGTGGCGCAGTCCCATGACGCGGCGCCGCCCGACAGAAGCCGCGGCGGCGCGGAGGCGATCGCGCGCATCATCGACAGCATGGCCGAAAGCCTGCGGCAGGCGCCCGCGGGCGACGGCGAGGAAACCGACGCGCATCTTTCCCGCTTGCGCGGCGCGCTGGCCGAGACGGGCGCGCTGATCGACGCGCGGCGGCGCGCGGGTCTTGTGCGGCCCTGCCACGGCGATCTCAATCTGCGCAACATCTGCCTCTTCGAGGGCGAACCCACGCCCTTCGACTGCATCGAATTCTCCGACGATATTTCAACGATCGACGTTCTCTACGACATCGCCTTCCTGCTGATGGATCTTTGCCGCATGGGCCTTCCCGCCCTCGCCAATGTCGCCTTCAACCGCTATCTCGACGCGCGGCGGGAGGAAGAGGACGACGGGCTGCCGCTCCTGCCCGTCTTCATGTCGCTGCGCGCGACGATCCGCGCCCATGTCGAGGCCGCGCAGGGCCATGGCGAGACGGCGCGCGCCTTTTTCCTGTCGTCGCGCGCCCTGCTGCGTCCGAGCGCCGGCGCGGTCGTCGCCATCGGTGGCTTCAGCGGCTCCGGCAAATCGAGCGTCGCAGCGGCGCTGGCGCCGACCCTCATGCCCGCGCCGGGCGCGCGCATTTTCAACAGCGACCGCATCCGCAAGCGATTGTTCGAAGCCGCCCCCGCCGAGCGGTTGCCGGCGGCGGCCTATGAAAGCGCCGTCTCCGCGAAAGTCTATTCGGACATGTTCGCGAGCGCCGCGCGCGTCGCGGCGGCCGGATGGCCGGTCGTCGTCGACGCGGTCTTCGACCGGCCGCAGGACCGCGCGGCGATCGAGGCGGTGGCGCGAACGGCCGGCGTTCCCTTCTTCGGCTTCTGGCTCGATGTCGACCTTGGACACCGCCTCGCCCGCGTCGAGCGCCGCATCGGCGACGTGTCGGACGCGACGGCTGAGGTGCTGGAGGCGCAGATCAAAAAGGAGACGGGCGAAATCGGCTGGCGGCGGATCGAGGCGGCCGGCGAAGTTTGCGAAGTGGCGGCGGCGCTTTCCGCCTCTCTACCGGCTTCGTTACGCCGCGCGTGA